A single Phragmites australis chromosome 4, lpPhrAust1.1, whole genome shotgun sequence DNA region contains:
- the LOC133914382 gene encoding uncharacterized protein LOC133914382: protein MWNCSAPSSLLLPFGDDFNAVKCENSSSPAGAVGLDMILAAEYDLCHTLNLSPSLQSLQIPTLLSMHGRQSYLGESSIYSGEARPAFAQFGCTQPTTATHLVKWTAAGAPTTGGGSSLRGSKRLKATATATAQGPHHGLRCNAKPTRNQHMKTPCKRGQKLGDKITTLQQLVSPYGKTDTASVLHEAATCIKHLHERIQLSSVTAGHRRRRRDGSAPARPVPGAAVPGRRATRVVRGRARAP, encoded by the exons ATGTGGAACTGCTCTGCACCGTCCTCGCTATTGCTGCCGTTCGGCGACGACT TTAATGCAGTGAAGTGCGAAAACTCTAGCTCACCGGCAGGAGCTGTAGGTTTGGACATGAT ACTCGCTGCGGAGTATGATCTGTGCCATACTCTGAACTTGTCGCCGTCACTTCAGAGTCTTCAGATACCAACGCTTTTATCTATGCACGGTCGACAGAGCTATCTAG GGGAGAGCTCGATCTACAGTGGCGAGGCCAGGCCGGCATTTGCGCAATTCGGTTGCACCCAACCAACTACTGCTACT CACCTGGTGAAGTGGACGGCGGCGGGGGCGCCAACGACCGGTGGCGGCAGCAGTCTCAGGGGCTCGAAGAGGCTAAAGGCAACAGCCACAGCGACAGCACAAGGCCCACATCACGGCCTGCGATGCAATGCAAAGCCAACAAGAAATCAGCATATGAAG ACACCATGTAAGCGGGGCCAGAAGCTGGGGGACAAGATCACAACACTTCAGCAGCTAGTCTCTCCTTATGGCAAG ACGGATACCGCATCGGTGCTCCACGAGGCAGCCACTTGCATCAAGCACCTCCACGAGCGGATCCAG CTCTCCAGCGTCACAGCAG GACACCGAAGAAGAAGGCGCGACGGATCTGCGCCAGCGAGGCCTGTGCCTGGCGCCGCTGTCCCCGGCCGTCGTGCAACTCGTGTCGTCCGAGGCCGCGCGCGGGCACCGTGA
- the LOC133916386 gene encoding arginine biosynthesis bifunctional protein ArgJ, chloroplastic encodes MPPPSLLLLHSRAPLPSRAFRMSSQPAPARVVCSAVPAEGYIPAAPILLPDGPWKQVEGGVTAAKGFKAAGIYGGLRAKGEKPDLALVACDVDATVAGAFTTNVVAAAPVLYCKHVLNTSKTARAVLVNAGQANAATGNVGYQDAVDSADAVAKLLNVSSDDILIQSTGVIGQRIKKEALLNSLPRLVSSLSPSVQGANCAAVAITTTDLVSKSIAVQTEIGGVPIRVGGMAKGSGMIHPNMATMLGVLTTDAQVSSDVWREMVRMSVSRSFNQITVDGDTSTNDCVVAMASGLSGLSGILTHNSTEAQQLQACIDAVMQGLAKSIAWDGEGATCLIEVAVTGANNEVEAAKIARSVASSSLVKAAIFGRDPNWGRIACSVGYSGIQFDANQLDISLGTIPLMKNGQPLPFDRSAASKYLKDAGDIHGTVNIDISVGSGVGNGKAWGCDLSYKYVEINAEYTT; translated from the exons ATGCCGCCCCCGTCCCTCCTGCTCCTGCACTCCCGCGCCCCGCTCCCGTCCCGCGCCTTCCGGATGAGCTCCCAGCCGGCGCCAGCCAGGGTCGTCTGCTCCGCCGTGCCCGCGGAGGGGTACATCCCCGCGGCACCgatcctcctccccgacggccCCTGGAAGCAG GTGGAAGGAGGCGTCACGGCTGCGAAGGGGTTCAAGGCGGCGGGAATCTACGGCGGACTGCGCGCCAAGGGCGAGAAGCCCGACTTGGCCCTGGTCGCCTGCGACGTCGACGCCACTGTTGCAG GAGCTTTTACCACAAACGTTGTTGCTGCCGCACCTGTTTTGTATTGTAAGCACGTCCTTAATACATCAAAAACA GCTCGTGCTGTGCTAGTTAACGCTGGTCAAGCAAATGCTGCGACT GGTAATGTCGGGTATCAGGATGCAGTGGATAGTGCAGATGCTGTTGCCAAG CTTCTCAATGTGAGCTCAGATGACATACTGATCCAGTCCACTGGTGTCATTGGTCAAAGAATAAAAAAG GAGGCACTTTTAAATTCACTCCCTAGACTTGTGAGCTCTCTGTCTCCATCTGTTCAGGG TGCAAATTGTGCTGCTGTGGCCATCACAACTACAGACCTCGTTAGCAAGAGCATAGCTGTCCAGACTGAG ATTGGAGGAGTGCCTATCAGAGTAGGAGGAATGGCCAAAGGTTCTGGAATGATTCACCCAAATATGGCAACAATGCTTGGT GTTTTAACAACCGATGCTCAAGTCAGCAGTGATGTGTGGAGAGAAATGGTCCGGATGTCAGTGAGTAGAAGTTTCAACCAAATTACA GTGGATGGTGATACAAGTACCAATGACTGTGTTGTTGCTATGGCAAGTGGGTTATCTGGTTTATCTGGTATTCTCACTCACAATAGCACTGAGGCTCAACAGCTCCAAGCATGCATAGATGCA GTAATGCAAGGTCTTGCAAAATCCATAGCATGGGATGGTGAGGGTGCGACATGCTTAATTGAG GTTGCTGTAACCGGTGCCAATAATGAGGTAGAAGCAGCTAAAATTGCTCGTTCAGTAGCATCTTCCTCTCTGGTTAAA GCTGCTATATTTGGAAGAGACCCAAATTGGGGACGTATTGCTTGCTCTGTCGGTTATTCAGGCATTCAGTTTGATGCAAATCAGCTCGATATTTCTCTAGGGACTATTCCACTAATGAAAAATGGCCAACCGCTTCCTTTTGACAG ATCCGCGGCTAGCAAGTATCTGAAAGATGCTGGAGATATCCATGGTACAGTGAACATTGATATATCAGTTG GGAGTGGAGTAGGAAATGGAAAGGCATGGGGCTGTGATCTAAGCTATAAGTATGTTGAAATAAATGCTGAATACACGACGTGA
- the LOC133916388 gene encoding histone H2A-like yields the protein MDGTGAGAGGKVKKGAAGRKVGGGPRKKSVPRSVKAGLQFPVGRIGRYLKKGRYAQRVGSGAPVYLAAVLEYLAAEVLELAGNAARDNKKTRIIPRHVLLAIRNDEELGRLLSGVTIAHGGVLPNINPVLLPKKAAEKASSGGSKEAKSPKKTAGKSPKKA from the exons ATGGACGGCACCGGTGCAGGAGCGGGCGGGAAGGTGAAGAAGGGCGCGGCCGGGCGCAAGGTGGGCGGCGGGCCCAGGAAGAAGTCGGTGCCGCGTTCCGTCAAGGCCGGGCTCCAGTTCCCCGTCGGCCGCATCGGGCGCTACCTCAAGAAAGGCCGCTACGCGCAGCGCGTCGGCAGCGGCGCCCCCGTTTACCTCGCCGCCGTCCTTGAGTACCTCGCCGCTGAG GTGCTGGAGCTGGCCGGGAACGCGGCGAGGGACAACAAGAAGACGCGCATCATCCCGCGCCACGTGCTGCTGGCGATCCGCAACGACGAGGAGCTCGGGAGGCTGCTGTCCGGTGTCACCATCGCGCATGGCGGGGTGCTGCCCAACATCAACCCGGTGCTGCTGCCCAAGAAGGCGGCGGAGAAGGCGTCCAGCGGCGGCAGCAAGGAGGCCAAGTCGCCCAAGAAGACCGCTGGCAAGTCCCCTAAGAAGGCCTAG
- the LOC133916387 gene encoding ATP synthase subunit b', chloroplastic-like, producing the protein MATAMMAAATTSCSRRRAAPLLKPVASSSSSSARPWRPSTRQLPGLLATAAAAVAAAPLPALAEQMEKAALFDFNLTLPSIAIEFLLLMVALDKLYFTPLGKFMDERDAKIRGELGDVKDASEEVKQLEEQAAAIMKAARAEIAAALNKMKKETTTELEAKLDEGRRRVEAELVEALANLEAQKEEAVKALDAQIASLSDDIVKKVLPSA; encoded by the coding sequence ATGGCGACGGCTATGATGGCTGCAGCCACCACCTCCTGCTCGCGGCGCCGCGCGGCGCCGCTCCTGAAGCCCgtggcctcctcctcatccagcTCGGCGCGGCCGTGGCGGCCCTCGACGCGGCAGCTCCCGGGGCTgctggcgacggcggcggccgcggtggCCGCGGCGCCACTCCCGGCACTTGCGGAGCAGATGGAGAAGGCAGCGCTGTTCGACTTCAACCTGACGCTCCCTTCGATCGCGATCGAGTTCCTGCTGCTGATGGTGGCGCTGGACAAGCTCTACTTCACGCcgctgggcaagttcatggacGAGCGGGACGCCAAGATCCGCGGCGAGCTCGGCGATGTCAAGGACGCCTCCGAGGAGGTGAAGCAGCTGGAGGAGCAGGCAGCCGCCATCATGAAGGCGGCCCGCGCCGAGATCGCCGCGGCGCTCAACAagatgaagaaggagaccaCCACAGAGCTGGAGGCCAAGCTGGACGagggccgccgccgcgtcgAGGCCGAGCTCGTCGAGGCGCTCGCCAACCTTGAGGCCCAGAAAGAGGAGGCCGTCAAGGCGCTGGACGCGCAGATTGCCTCCCTCAGCGACGATATCGTCAAGAAGGTGCTACCATCCGCGTGA